From a single Terriglobia bacterium genomic region:
- a CDS encoding ribonuclease HI family protein, translated as MGVDDDQNHKQRLSTDFSTKRAKSRGFQQMHQMNVLTEKTSIVHCVSNRAGMSDLVAYVDGGSHGNPGPAGIGIVLETPGGATIRVSKWIGHQDNNVAEYAAVLEALQLAVARKAKRLQVYCDSEVVVRQMNGEYACRSPRLYSLNWTCRKLARAMEFTISHIPREANLEANHLANAAVRCRGEAFGFV; from the coding sequence ATGGGCGTTGACGATGATCAAAATCACAAGCAGCGGTTATCCACAGATTTTTCCACAAAACGCGCTAAATCGCGCGGTTTTCAACAGATGCACCAAATGAATGTCTTGACCGAGAAAACCTCGATAGTTCATTGTGTCTCAAACAGGGCAGGGATGTCAGATCTGGTCGCTTATGTCGACGGCGGTTCGCACGGGAATCCGGGGCCGGCAGGTATTGGCATCGTGCTGGAGACCCCCGGGGGCGCAACCATCAGAGTTTCCAAGTGGATAGGCCACCAGGACAACAACGTGGCCGAATATGCCGCGGTGCTGGAGGCGCTGCAACTGGCCGTCGCCCGCAAAGCCAAGCGGCTGCAAGTTTATTGTGATTCGGAAGTGGTCGTTCGGCAAATGAACGGTGAGTATGCCTGCCGCAGCCCCCGCCTGTACTCCCTGAACTGGACCTGCCGGAAGCTTGCCCGGGCGATGGAATTCACCATCAGCCACATCCCGCGTGAGGCGAATCTGGAGGCCAACCACCTTGCCAATGCCGCCGTGCGCTGTCGCGGAGAGGCGTTCGGCTTCGTGTAG